One region of Sediminispirochaeta bajacaliforniensis DSM 16054 genomic DNA includes:
- a CDS encoding dihydroxyacetone kinase subunit DhaK: protein MKKFLNAPESFVDEMLEGIMAAHPDQMSYVNDDIRCVVRKDLSKKKVALASGGGSGHLPTFMGYVGEGMLDGCPVGGVFQSPSSDQMYEVTKAIDRGAGVLYIYGNYSGDIINFDMAAELADFDDIRVETVVAADDVASAPKNETEKRRGVAGIFYLFKIAGAAAEAGMDLDEVKRIAEKVNGRVATMGVALSPCIIPDVGKPSFTIGDDEMEIGMGIHGEPGIRRGKLRSADEVVDEILPKLIDDLSPESGSEVSILVNGLGATPKEELYIIYRRIAQVLKERGLKPVKIYCGEFATSMEMAGFSISMICLDDELKKFLAAAACTPFFEQRKLEL, encoded by the coding sequence ATGAAGAAATTTCTTAACGCCCCTGAGTCTTTTGTTGATGAAATGCTTGAGGGAATTATGGCTGCTCATCCTGATCAGATGAGCTATGTGAATGATGATATCCGCTGTGTTGTGAGAAAAGATCTTTCAAAGAAGAAGGTTGCTCTTGCTTCAGGCGGGGGCTCCGGTCATCTTCCCACCTTTATGGGCTATGTAGGAGAAGGGATGCTCGACGGCTGTCCCGTCGGCGGGGTATTTCAATCCCCCAGTTCCGACCAGATGTATGAAGTAACCAAGGCTATAGATCGCGGTGCCGGGGTTTTGTATATCTACGGAAACTACAGCGGGGACATCATCAATTTCGACATGGCCGCCGAACTTGCCGACTTCGACGATATTCGTGTCGAGACGGTGGTGGCCGCCGATGATGTTGCCTCCGCTCCGAAAAACGAAACCGAGAAGCGTCGGGGGGTCGCCGGGATCTTTTATCTTTTTAAAATCGCCGGGGCCGCGGCGGAGGCGGGAATGGACCTGGATGAGGTAAAGCGGATTGCCGAAAAGGTGAACGGCCGGGTTGCAACCATGGGCGTTGCCCTTTCACCCTGTATCATCCCCGATGTGGGGAAGCCCTCTTTTACTATCGGTGACGATGAAATGGAGATCGGTATGGGCATTCATGGGGAACCGGGAATCAGGCGGGGAAAGCTTCGCAGTGCCGATGAAGTCGTCGATGAAATTCTTCCGAAGCTTATCGATGATCTTTCTCCCGAATCCGGCAGTGAGGTATCGATCCTCGTCAACGGACTCGGCGCCACCCCGAAAGAGGAGCTTTATATCATCTACCGACGTATCGCTCAGGTGTTGAAGGAACGGGGATTGAAGCCGGTAAAGATTTATTGCGGCGAGTTTGCCACATCCATGGAGATGGCCGGTTTTTCCATCTCTATGATTTGTCTTGATGATGAACTGAAAAAATTCCTTGCCGCAGCAGCCTGTACGCCTTTCTTTGAGCAGCGAAAACTGGAGTTGTAG